The genomic interval GCATAACCTGAGGGGGGACACggcgtggggctggggggtgacagggctgggacCTTCCCGGCTGCACCCTGGGGCTCGGAGGAGCGTGGGGcggggggctgtgggtgcagcagggtgctgggatgctgcagggagaCGCTAACAGGGAAGACAAGGGGAATATTTTACGGGGCTGCAATGTaaacagagctggagcagagcccctTTTTATGGagtccctgtcctgccagggcATCTGCCAAGGGCCTGATTTACGCTCCTATTTAGATAAGGGAGCCAGAgggggggagcagagctggcgTCAAAGTCACAGGACAGCGGGGCTGCCGCGGGCTGGGCGCTGATAAGGAGGTGGCTGAGGGGCCAGGGCCAAAAcctcagctcctgtcccagaAATGGGGATGGATGTAGGGCTTGGTGtcctgctggctttgggggGCTGGGGTTCACAGAGACCTGGGATAACCTCGCTCCCAACATGCAGCATCGGCCCCCTCACCATCACCTGGCTGTGAGGGAAGGAAATCTTTCTCTGATTTGAAGGAAAACAGGTGGAGAGAAACGTGGTTCCTCCTGCCATGCCAGCCATAAATCTCCTAATCCAAACTGCTCAGGGTTTTCTCCCCCATGCGAGTGGGGAGATGTGAAATTAAAGAAACTCACCAAAAGTTTGAGAAGTGCTAAATTTGGACGCCATGACAAAGGCAGTCTGGTTTGATTTAGAAGGTGTCGGCATGAAAAGGGCtctggttttattattttattaaaacacGAAAGATTAGAAtgattttccaaaggaaaaatcaaCCCTCTGGTCCCACTATTTGCTCAGCTGAGCACTTCCAAACTCTGCAGGGTCCAGGGACTCCATCAGGGTGTGGATTATGCAAGATAATGCCCGGACTTGGGCTGGACTCACCTGGCTTGGCAGCTGGCGGTGACTCTGGTGCACGGCTCAAGGTGACAGCTCCCAGCTGTTTGTGGCTCTAAGCGGCCTGTGCAATCaatgcagggctgtggggatcaAAGGGGTATTTTTGGGAGGTATTTCTAGAGCTGGAGTTGGGTGGCACAGACTCTCACCTGGCagtttgcagggctggggagaagctggaTGGTTTGTAAGAGGAGCAAGAGCTCCACAGGTGATGCTCTGTCCCCATGGAGAGGTGAGGCATGGAGTGGGACCCCTGAGCTTCTcccaggtgggcactgggctCCCACCAGCTCCGAGCCGGGCTCGGGGATCCCACCCAACCACGGCTGTTCTGAAGGAAAGCGGGGACAGGGCGCCCTACCCTACCCAAGGCTGGCTCTAACAGGAGAGTAATCACTAGCAAATGTTCGCAGGGCGCTCGTTTAAAGGGGGTGGGGGAGCGGggtctctgcagcagctgagaacaAAGCGGGGGGGAACAAAGCTGGGCAGATCCGGCTCCCCCCAGCCGCAGAACCGAGACCCGCTCGCACCCtgcccggcccccccagccTCCCGCCTCTGCAACCCGCCTTGTAACAACTAACGATGGAAAATCCGAGGCGTTTAAGTGGCTCCCGAATCCGCCCGGGAACCGTGATTGAGAGAAGTCAAATAAAATTTGTCATCTTTAAAATGCAGGAGGACGTTAATGGTGTGTTAGCCCGGATGATTAATACAAGCGCCTGCAAACAACCCTCCAACGTTTCCACCCTCCGCTGCAAGATGAATCGCTGGAAAGCGCCGCTAATCGCTAACATACCTCGGGCCCAAAGCCCCTTCCTGCCCCGCCGGGCTGTGATCGCCTCTGCCGTGCCCGGCCTGTCCTCTCTGGAgccactgagcagagcagggtcagcCCCAGTGCGCCCTTGGGATGGGGGTGAGGGCTCTGGGAGACATCGGCCCGGGGATGTGTCACCCATGGGCGCAGAGGCGAGCAGGGTGTGCTGTCCACTCCAGGGACTCTCCCcgggctggggtttggggctgtggtgaaGTACAGGACCCCAACCCCAGCGGGTTCCCCCAGCACTTTCGTGGCTGGATGGGACAGGGAGTGCAGGACTGGTCCCCCTCTCCCTGTTGTAAATACATTTGTGCGCATGGACagtataatttttatatatttatgtatctATGCAGTGTCTGTGAGCAGCACACACATGTGTGTTTATAACCCATGTGTGTGATAGGTGTGCATGTGCCTCACGTGTGTGAGTCTGTACTTACAGTGACATTGTGCATGTGGCACACCCGTGCTGCTGGTGCGTGTAACATACATGGGTGTGTGACATGTTtgtgcagtgtgtgcacagcacagggtTGTGTGGTCCATGCAGCATCTTCGTGGTGCGTGTGGGCAACTCGTGCAGTAcccaggtgtgagcagcagTGCACGGTGTAACCAACACCGGCACAGCGTGGATTTGTGCAGCGTGCATTGCACAGCGTGGGCGTGTGCTGTACACGCGTGCAGTGcacatccctgtgcagctgtgcagcGCCGGCGTGGGCCAGGAGACCCATGTGCAGGGAGAGAGCCCACACCCCATCCCTGCGCCCCCAGCCCGCCTCACTCCGGTACCTTcgcccccttttctccccatccCCTGGCCCCGCTGCTCTCCGCTCGCTCGGCCCGGCCGTCGGGGCTCCGGACAGTCCGAGTCCCCCAGAGCCGCCCGTCGCTCTCCTCCccgggccgggcgcggggctctgggggctcgGACACCCCCGCCCCGACAGCGGGGAGGCAGCGGGGGTCGGAGCGCTCCGGGACGGGGCTGGGAGCCCCTCGGCTCTTCCTCACCCCTTTCCCCCTGCAAGCGAGGAGCGGGCGGGACGCAGGGCGAGCGGCGGAGGTGTGAGCCCCGAGCCCCGCGCACGCCCCCTCCgccgccccgctccccccgggGCCTCCGCGCATCCTCCCCTGCCCATTGGCTCCACGGCGGGGGGGCCGCGGCCCTATATAAAGGCAGGGTCGGGAGGCTCCAGAAggggttaaaaaaaccccaaacaacaaacccGAAACCCCAAACCCCGACCGCCCCCACCCCAAACCGCACGGCCGCCTCCGCCACCGGAGCCGCGCTCCCCGCAGCCCACCGGGAGCGCCTCCCGCCCGGCCATGGAACGCTGCTGAGCGGCCCCCGGGGCCAGCGGAGCGGATCATGAACCTGGTGGGGGGCTACCagcatcaccaccaccaccaccatcaccaccacaTGCTGCACGACCCTTTCCTCTTCGGGCCGGCGGCGCGGTGCCACCAGGAGCGCGCCTACTTCCCCGGCTGGGTGCTCAACCCGGCCGAGGCCACCCCCGAGCTCGCCGGGCAGAGCCCCAACTACGGCCCCGCCGAGTATGGCCCGGCCGGCCCGGGGCGGCTGGAGGCTCTCAGCGGCCGCCTGGGACGGCGAAAAGGCGTCGGGGCACCCAAGAAGGAGCGGCGGAGGACGGAGAGCATCAACAGCGCCTTCGCCGAGCTCCGCGAGTGCATCCCCAACGTGCCCGCCGACACCAAGCTCTCCAAGATCAAGACCCTGCGCCTGGCCACCAGCTACATCGCCTACCTGATGGAGGTGCTGGCCAAGGACAGCCAGCCCGGCGACACCGAGGGCTTCAAAGCCGAACTCAAGAAGGCGGACGGCAGGgagaacaagaggaaaagggagacgGTAAGAGGCGGATCGGGACCCGCGTCCCTGCTCCCCGTGGGCCAGGAGCGGGCGGGAAAAACGCCGGgactgggggggaaaaatcctcTAAACTCTCCCGGCCTCGCTGAAGAATTTTTTACCAAtcataataatagtaataacaaATCTGTGAAGGAAAACTCGACGGAAAATAGCCCGACGGGTCGGGTGGGCTCCCGAGCCTTTTGCACGAGGGCTCAGCCCGCGGCTCCGGGGCTGGAGCCTGCCCCGCTCTGCCCTTCGCCTCTCCCgggagctctccctggagcgATTCGGAGCCAGGGCGGCCGCTTCTCCCCGCGCTGCACGGGCGGGTGCGGGGTGGGCACCTCTGAAGCCCCTCTTTGTCCTCGGGCTGCCAAAGCCGCCCGGAGCTGCGGGCCCGGCTGCAGCCCCGCGACCCGGGACCCCGCTCCGTTCCTGACCGctcctttctccctcctctcctctccccatctCCTCTCCCGCAGCAGCCCGAGGTCTATTCGCAACCTCTGGGGCACGGCGAGAAGAAGCTGAAGGGCCGGACGGGCTGGCCCCAGCAGGTCTGGGCTCTGGAACTGAACCCCTGAGagccgccccgcccgcccctccATGTGCAATGTCGGAgagagcccagcccggcccggagcCCATCCAGGCGCAGGAATCGGGGagccggcccggccgcccccgcccggaCGGATGCTCCCCGAGCTCTGCGGGCTCGCTCCTGCCCGCCTCGAAGGCAGCGGGGCCCAGCCGGGCCCTTTCCCCGTCCCCTTCCCGCATTTCAGTAATCGTTGCTCCCTCCCGCTGCCTGCAGCGAGCGGCGGCTCCTGCTCCGCCGGGCCGGACTGGACGCTTCGATTCGTTCGCTGTTGTAAATACGAGCCCCCGATCCCCTGTCCCCGTCCGCTGCCTGCCCGACGTGTGGCTGCGGTGAAACTACCTAGAGGTGCATTTGGGAACACTCCTGTGCCGGGTTTTCTACCTCAGATCTGCATGACCACTTCCCGAGGGACCGAGCGCGCCACACCAcgtatttaaaactgaatagctaaaaaaaaaattaataaaataaaatttaaactttATGCAAACGGCCTCGGGTCCGAGCCCTCTGCTTTCCCTTGCTCCGGCAATCGCTTTGCTCTGGCCGGGTCCCCTGCGCTGcccacagggatgctgctggacTAAAAACAGTACTCTGCTGTGGGGCCGATCCACGCCAGGGAATTCCTTCTTGGGGAGCTCGGGATCCTCTGAGACTTGTTTATGCCGTCCTTGCTCACCGCAGGAGCTGATGGAGCTCTGCAAACACACCCGGGACCTCCTCCAGGGCACggactctgctcctgccctaccaccccttcccttccctctccaggAGCCCAGCCAGAGGGACTGGGCTCGTATTTGGCTCGGGGAAGGATGGCAGGATCAGGCCTTTCCAGCGTCTGATGGCGCCACAGAGCTGTGGAGCCCCAGGTTTTGTTGCTGCCATGCAGAGAGCCGGGGCTCGGCTCCCTCGTCCTGCCGGGGCAGCGCACCCGGCTCTGGCACCGGCAGCGCTTTGTGACAGGGATCCCCTGCTcggcgctgccccggccgcGTTTCGAAGGAGCAGCTTCCCCTCCTCGCCATCCGAACGGATGTCACCAGCCTCAGACACAGCAACGCTCACGCAGCCCGAATTCTGTCACCACTCAGGCATAAATCCTTAATAATCCTTTATAATTAAAGCCAAATCCTCACCGTTGTGCACACACGGTGCTCTCACCAAAGACTTCCAAGAGGTGCGTGCACGGGTTCAGagcctgatcctgatcctgccttcccagcctggccatgccGCCGTTCCCAGAGACACCGGGATAAACCCTGACACTCGGGAGGCTGCTTGGggcaaagaaaaacagcacGGGAAAATGTGTGCATTATTCTAGGGCTAATCTGAGGGCTCACAGCAGAGACGTTTACATTTTCTGTTAGAAACCAAGTTTTTGATTGCGACTAAAGGTATAGAAATAACGATGAAACGTCTGTAAAATACTGACACATCGATTAATCGGCACACACCAAGAATATTGCAGTTCACCCATCGGGAAGGGGCTTGGGTTTTATAGTCACTTTATGCATGTGTACAAATACAGACGGAGGGACACACAAACTTTGGAGGGTACAGTCAGAGTAATTAACTCGCGATGAAAAGAATCTGGCTGCGTAAATCAGCCTTCTCTCGCTCCGGAGCCGCTGCACGgctgccttccctgcccctgATCTATTTTCTGATCCCTTTGAGCGAGGCTGAGATGAAAATTGACTGCCAGAGAAGAGCAGTGCCCGCCCGCAGTGGTACTTTTTGTTTGAGCTATAAGAGGTTTAACGTGATAACACTTCCATGAGTGGAGTACGGCACTCCTAAACCCCAATGcattcaaggggaaaaaaaaaaaagaaaaaaaaccgTACTGAAAGTCAGCCTCAAAGATCCTATTTTATGTCTAAGTTTCACAGTCTCCTAAAGGCTGGGTTCTTGTGGGAAAGCTCCCAAGCTGTCACTAACACTACAATCCAGCGCCCCATAAATGTGTCCGCAGTCCCGTTCATGTGTGCCAGCCGGGGCTGCCCTTCGGCAGCGAtggggaaagggttaaaaggggaCTCGGGACTTGCTCTGCTGTGAGGCAAAGGTGACTCTGCCGGGATTCGTGTCCCCGGTGCGGGCACACCGCGGTACATCACTCTCAGCTGGGCACCTTCTTTAACGCCGCCAGAAACCTCCGCTGGTTTTTACCCCGCGTGTTTCCAATTTCGCTTCTGGGAAGGGgcaccctgcacagccagggcgATGTTCTGCCTGCATCCGCaggagtttttcttttcttaccaCAGATCTTTGGCGGTGGTACCTGCTGGCTGCAAACTGCTGGGGAAgggtcccagtgccagcctcccctgctcctcGGGGTTTTGCGAGTGAAAGCGCTCTCCGTTTCCGCGGCTGCAGAGGATTTCCCTGCCCAGCAAAGGGGTTTTCCTGTGAGGCAGTGGCTCAGcgtttggggggaaaaaacatcaCCAAACATTTCCTGCAGCCTCGGCTTCCCCGCTGCCCGAACGCTTTGGAAGGGCTGCGTTTGCCAGCAGCGAGCTCCGTCCCCAGCTCCGCACCGCTCAGGCGGTTCTGTCACTCCAGGGTCGGGAAAGGGAGTGGAAATTCCAGCTCAGCGCTGATCCAGCCCAGGATGGGGTCACCCCCaaagggagaggagctgcaggggatgggagccctgcacagggacagcctcCCTTCCTCCGGCAGCGAGCCCCGGCTCGGAGCGGCGCCCGGCAGAGCTCCGGTGCCAGAACTCACTGGAAGAGCGGCTGGGCCACCAGCTTTGAGATTTTGGCTATCGAAGGGCCCAGCTCATCGCTCAGGGGAATGGCCCTGCACATACCTGCGGCTCGACCCTGCCGTGAACTTGATGCCGCCGGGAAGCAGCGGCTCGGGGCCCGGGCAGAGGAACACGCACGCAGGGACCGCCTGGCCCCGGGGCAGCGCCTGACGTGCCAGGCTCCTGCCCTGGAATCCAGCGCCAGGGACACGGCAGGGGACACggcaggggacactgccagccctgcttggCCCTGGCTCCCTGTCCGGCCATGGGAGCAATGATATGGGCAAGGAGGCTGTTGGGTGCTTCCCACTCCTCTCTCTGCACCCCTGGTTTGGCTccttttctgacttttttttttctttttccctcctttcctgccAAGCCCAGACCCCGCTTCTTGTTGTTGTAGGTATTTATGGGCCTGTTTATCTGATCTCGGGGGAGCCTATTCTTATCTCAGAAGCAGCAAGGGAAGGGTTACACTGGACAGCGCGGTAGACAGGATGGAGCCAAATAAAATACCaatctgccaaaaaaaaaaaaaaaaaagaaaaagaaaaaaaaaaaaggggtgggggaaaagaaagaaacaccCAGACCCAGCCACCCCATCACCCATGAGCACTGTCCAGGCTCATGGATTTGCCAGCTCCCAAAACAGCTGCTGGGTGGGGCAGACAGCACCCAAAAAATGCTCAGGGACAGAGCAGAAGAGAGGACAGGGTAATGACACTGAAagatgggaagaaaaacaatttttagaaGTTTCAGCTCGGTTGTTATGGCGGTTCAGCCGCGATGCTGCTGTCCCGCGTTTCTCGGGGCCAGCACGGAAATGTCCCAGCCTGGAACGAGAGGCAGAGCCGGTCCCCAGCCCGGGCAGGGACTCGCTCGAGGGCGTCCCGAAGGTCAcggccagggccagggctgctgctcccgtCACGGGGCCCCTCTGGGCTGGCCCAGCCGTGACACAGCGCTGGGGAGGCGGGGGAcagggcagcccccagcccggACACCAGCGAGCCCAAAGcgcagcagggatggggcggataggatgggatgggatgggatgggatgggatgggatgggatgggatgtctCCTCCTGCCTTGGCAAACAGAGCACCCTCATGCCAGGGGTACCCCCAGCCcttgccccctccccaccccacgCCCCCCTAATTACCGCTCTTAAGGAAGCGCCTGGGAGTTGTGGCCGGTTAAGGTAGCCCAGCCCCTCTGAGTAAGGGTAATTGGGCCATAATTTGTTTTCGGTGTCAAGATGGCGTCAAAGATAAGAGAAAAATCTCCAGGTTTGGGGGGCTAAAGAGACAGGAGAAATCCTGACCCGGGGCCGACCCCGGAGGAATGGCCACAAGCCGCAGTGAGTCACATGGCAGGTGAAAGATTTACTGCCAGGGGAGCTTTTTGATCCTCTCCCAACACTCGGAGCCTCTCAGGCCAGTTGCTGGCTCCTaagccaggctggctcctgggAGCCCTGCTCAGGTGGGAAGGTTTTCTGCCGCCAGGCCCCGCCCAGCTGCAAAGTTCATGACATTCAATAGTTCTTCCTCAAATCTCCACGCTCACATGATGCCCAGACCCATCTAAAGAGATGATGCATTTCTAATCCTTACCTGTAGGAATGATGTCCAAGCACGGGAACACTCTGCAGCCAAAGGTAGATGAACACTGAcgttttttttcttgcttgcttttgttttattttctaaaccAAATCCAAACTCTCTGGGTTTTCACCCCTGTGGCAGTTCCTGCTTGCACTGAGCTCTGCCCGGGCTAAATTATTCcatgcagctgcctttgttgGGAAAAGACCAAGAGCCCTGCACCTTGGGCCAACCTATAAACAGTGGACAAACTCATCAtccatcccacatccctgcctcTGCAAAGCCAGCCTGCAATTCTCCTTTACTCCATGAAGGCTCTTTCTCCATTGCAGAGGATGGGAGACCTACAGCTTTCTGCAGAATTACCTGTTCTTGTCCTGCCCAGTGTGGAGCAATCCCCACAGCAAAccccttccctggcagtgctgacaCTGCTGCAATTTCCCAGTGATCTGCCATGACATCTCAGGTGAGGGTGGGTGGTgtggggtggcacagcagcCCGCCTGTGTCTCATGCAGCAGCTGGATTTAGGGCCCAGGATGGAAGGAGTGGCAGAGGATCAGAGCTGtacagctcagggcaggaacCATGCAGGCACTTTGCTcagcagcactcagtgccacagcCCTGTGATGCTGGATGAGCTCTGTCTCTCCTGGTTACTCCAAAGCTGAAGTGCAGTATGCAATAACAaacctggaggtgctgcagctccaggagctgatcAGAGGGGCCAAAGGGCCAGATGGAGCTGTGGAACACGAGTGGGGAGCACAGGCACTGGTGAGAGGGGAGTGAGAGGCAGTCACGTAGGAGCAGAGGGGTTGCAGAGTTATAGCACACACTTGGAGCCTCGCTGAGCCCTTGTGGCAGATCCCCAAGGCAGGAAAAGCCCttcctgctctttcctttcccccctgaTTCTTCTTTTGTGTGAGGAATTCAGGTCCTGACCACCCTGAAAGACTTTACAGTAACCAGAGAAGTAAGGGAATTTATGGCATCACCAGCAGCTGAAGGCTGAGGGATTTggaggaaaagcatttttttcctcctcaaacTGCAGCTACCTAGACAAAATTGTCATGGCCTGTGACtgacctgcaggagcagctgaggggagagcaggggccAGAGCAGGCTGGTTtacctgccatggccaggagctcCTCCCAAACAGATGTGGGAAGGAGTTCTGAGTTTGAGTTAGGAACTCTGAAACTCCCTCCTCTGCTCACCTGGGTTCCTCCCAGGCCAcggctgctgggctgggtgtaGGAGCTGCTGAGAAGCCAGACAGCAAAGTGAGGTGCCAAGGAGCTGGATCCAACCGGCTTTGCCCACACAGGTGTCAAGGCCAGGAAGAGACACAGGACTTGTGGAGTGCCCATCACTGCTCTCTGGCAGTCCATGGCACTgtaggagaagcagcagagccacCTCAGCTACCCGAGAGCTCCCTCTTCCCCACAGCACCGAGGTGCTCCTGCTGAAGGTGCTGCGGTGCTTCCTGCAACAGGAAAAGGGAACAGACCTTGCAGAAAGTGCAAAAGGCAATTAAGTAAAAGCACACTGAGGGGTTTTCATGTACTTAGGGAAGAAGCCAGCAAGGATAAGAGATGTAAAATGGACTCCAGCTCGTGGCAAAGTGAGACAGAGTGCTGGTAAAGCTGTAGTTATTCCTTATTGAATagaggagaattttttttttaaaagcagagaaaaaaaagcaagcaagcccTGAGTCTCTTCCCCCCACactcctcctgcacagccacatCTCTAAGACACAAAACCATTAAATCCACATTCAcatttttccctgctcctctgtgctgcc from Zonotrichia leucophrys gambelii isolate GWCS_2022_RI chromosome 13, RI_Zleu_2.0, whole genome shotgun sequence carries:
- the HAND1 gene encoding heart- and neural crest derivatives-expressed protein 1: MNLVGGYQHHHHHHHHHHMLHDPFLFGPAARCHQERAYFPGWVLNPAEATPELAGQSPNYGPAEYGPAGPGRLEALSGRLGRRKGVGAPKKERRRTESINSAFAELRECIPNVPADTKLSKIKTLRLATSYIAYLMEVLAKDSQPGDTEGFKAELKKADGRENKRKRETQPEVYSQPLGHGEKKLKGRTGWPQQVWALELNP